One part of the Amphiura filiformis chromosome 5, Afil_fr2py, whole genome shotgun sequence genome encodes these proteins:
- the LOC140153458 gene encoding uncharacterized protein, giving the protein MEMYALFSTLEKPLKLQTRGLALSDGYECEVPIPLPDMVVVFTLGSWPAELQGQMLRVQVGIEDFKPFTIGCVTEENRSFCWQGSWRDDLYIKSELMPDVSDSKGQLVLTPEPCRPITPPSCLSTPSYKYKMVVGDDDDGKLTEERTDEDCKANGVKEDEDDKMADVLGGDDDDKEEDVKETNTAISLTDVKSKQSCKKTNTSEPKTASTNRKKRKASNEATESKPKRGSSGKRPTRTRTCQPKENSAKDNVEKKPIVKRDIMSFMKAAPRPSPRWGHSLCDIGNNQALLVGGQGAKQILAKDSIWLLKTDTREWEVPDITIDSNKPHHRMGHTATFDPKVQCLYVFGGSKNLRWYNDIHVLDLDTWKWSLIKANGKAPTRAYHSSTLFRNELFIFGGVFPNADPEPDGCSNQVFVYSPETESWYEPVLLGERPKRRSGHSATLLGEKLVIFGGWDAPDCYNDLHILDLCLMEFTSPSVSGTPPSPRSWHGSIELPGNRILIHGGYDGDSALGDSFIFNLDTMSWSSVKLPNTVSERAGHSLLSLTGTQMATSSTEEEEKENTPNRNVKSTHKLMAFAGGNNDGTFFNDLIKVSLKLEDL; this is encoded by the exons GTTGGCACTCAGTGATGGTTATGAGTGTGAGGTCCCTATTCCATTGCCTGATATGGTAGTAGTGTTTACACTTGGGTCATGGCCTGCAGAATTACAAGGACAAATGTTAAGAGTGCAGGTTGGCATTGAGGACTTCAAACCATTTACTATTGGATGCGTCACAGAAGAAAACAG GTCATTTTGTTGGCAAGGCTCGTGGAGAGATGACTTGTACATCAAGAGTGAGCTGATGCCCGATGTTAGCGACTCCAAAGGACAACTTGTTTTGACTCCAGAACCTTGTAGACCAATCACACCACCAAGCTGCCTCAGTACACCTAGCTACAAATACAAGATGGTAGtaggagatgatgatgatgggaaGCTGACGGAGGAGAGAACAGATGAAGATTGCAAGGCAAATGGAGTGAAGGAAGATGAGGATGACAAGATGGCAGATGTGTtaggtggtgatgatgatgataaggagGAAGATGTGAAGGAGACAAATACCGCAATTAGTTTGACTGATGTCAAG TCAAAACAGTCATGCAAAAAGACAAATACCTCGGAGCCAAAAACTGCCTCAACTAATAGAAAGAAACGCAAAGCGTCAAATGAAGCAACTGAGTCTAAGCCAAAGCGGGGATCTTCTGGGAAGCGCCCAACCAGGACACGGACATGTCAACCCAAAGAAAACAGCGCTAAAGATAATGTGGAAAAGAAACCAATAGTAAAAAGAGATATCATGTCCTTCATGAAAGCAGCACCAA gaCCTAGTCCAAGATGGGGTCATTCTTTGTGTGATATTGGAAACAACCAGGCATTACTTGTAGGTGGGCAAGGAGCTAAACAGATCCTTGCCAAAGATTCAATATGGCTTCTCAAGACTG ACACAAGGGAATGGGAAGTGCCTGATATCACTATTGATTCGAATAAACCTCATCACAGGATGGGTCACACCGCAACCTTTGACCCTAAAGTCCAATGTCTGTATGTGTTTGGAGGGTCCAAGAATTTGCGATGGTACAATGACATTCATGTTCTGGATTTGGATACATGGAAGTGGTCATTAATTAAG GCCAATGGGAAAGCACCGACAAGAGCTTATCACAGTAGTACTTTATTCCGGaatgaattgtttatatttggcGGTGTGTTCCCTAATGCTGACCCAGAACCTGATGGTTGCAGTAATCAAGTATTTGTTTACAGTCCAG AAACTGAGAGCTGGTATGAGCCAGTGCTTCTTGGAGAAAGACCGAAACGACGCTCAGG GCATTCTGCAACACTCTTGGGTGAGAAACTTGTGATATTTGGTGGTTGGGATGCACCTGATTGCTACAATGACCTACACATATTAGATTTAT GTCTCATGGAATTCACCTCACCATCAGTCTCCGGTACACCCCCATCACCAAGAAG TTGGCATGGTTCCATTGAATTACCAGgcaatagaatattgattcatGGAGGCTATGATGGTGACAGTGCTCTGGGAGATTCATTCATCTTCAATCTAG ACACAATGAGTTGGAGCTCAGTAAAACTCCCAAATACTGTATCAGAACGTGCAGGACACTCCCTCCTCAGCCTCACCGGGACACAAATGGCAACATCATCTACAGAAGAGGAAGAGAAAGAGAACACACCCAACAGGAATGTGAAGAGCACTCACAAGCTGATGGCTTTCGCTGGTGGTAATAACGATGGGACATTCTTCAATGATTTGATCAAAGTTAGCCTCAAGTTAGAGGATTTGTAA